One window of the Nothobranchius furzeri strain GRZ-AD chromosome 3, NfurGRZ-RIMD1, whole genome shotgun sequence genome contains the following:
- the aqp7 gene encoding aquaporin-7 isoform X1: protein MKDLVRSVEQGVSHRRRVDITRPKVWLKNELSRVGLAEFLCTYVMMVLGLGCVAQVVTGQGAFGHYISINIGFGLAVAMGVHIGGNVSGAHMNGAVSFTMCVFGRLAWKRLPLYIFAQLFGSFLGAVTVYAVYYEAVNDYCGGNLTVTGAKATAGIFATYPAPYLSLMGGFVDQVIGTAMLLLCLMALSDQKNKPAVGSSEPLTVGLVVVLIGMSLGSNSGYAINPTRDIAPRVFTAIAGWGLDVFRSGNGWWWVPLVAPPIGGVLGAGLYKAFVELHHPPISGQQENSIPLKKGENICTNV, encoded by the exons ATGAAGGACTTGGTGCGATCAGTAGAGCAGGGGGTGTCTCATCGGAGAAGAGTGGATATAACCCGACCCAAAGTTTGGCTGAAGAATGAGCTTTCACGCGTGGGACTGGCTGAATTCCTCTGCACATATGTGATGATG GTTCTGGGTCTGGGTTGTGTGGCCCAGGTCGTGACCGGACAGGGAGCTTTTGGACACTACATCAGCATCAACATTGGTTTTGGGCTGGCTGTTGCTATGGGGGTTCATATTGGAGGAAATGTCTCAG GGGCTCACATGAACGGAGCGGTGTCTTTCACAATGTGTGTTTTTGGCCGCCTCGCGTGGAAGAGGCTACCCCTGTATATATTTGCACAGCTATTTGGGTCATTTCTAGGTGCAGTAACAGTATATGCAGTTTACTATG AGGCCGTTAATGATTATTGTGGAGGAAACCTGACTGTAACTGGTGCGAAGGCCACAGCTGGGATCTTTGCCACATATCCTGCACCATACTTATCTCTGATGGGTGGATTTGTTGACCAG GTGATTGGAACGGCAATGCTGCTTCTCTGCCTGATGGCGCTGTCCGACCAGAAGAACAAACCAGCTGTTGGGAGCAGCGAACCTCTGACAGTGGGTCTTGTGGTGGTACTCATCGGCATGTCGCTGGGCAGCAACAGTGGCTACGCCATCAATCCCACCAGGGACATCGCACCCAGGGTCTTCACAGCCATAGCAGGCTGGGGACTTGATGTGTTCAG GTCTGGAAATGGTTGGTGGTGGGTACCTTTAGTGGCTCCCCCCATTGGAGGCGTGCTGGGAGCTGGGCTATACAAGGCGTTTGTAGAACTACACCACCCACCCATCTCCGGACAGCAGGAGAACTCTATCCCTTTGAAGAAAGGAGAAAACATCTGCACTAATGTATGA
- the aqp7 gene encoding aquaporin-7 isoform X2, which yields MKDLVRSVEQGVSHRRRVDITRPKVWLKNELSRVGLAEFLCTYVMMVLGLGCVAQVVTGQGAFGHYISINIGFGLAVAMGVHIGGNVSEAVNDYCGGNLTVTGAKATAGIFATYPAPYLSLMGGFVDQVIGTAMLLLCLMALSDQKNKPAVGSSEPLTVGLVVVLIGMSLGSNSGYAINPTRDIAPRVFTAIAGWGLDVFRSGNGWWWVPLVAPPIGGVLGAGLYKAFVELHHPPISGQQENSIPLKKGENICTNV from the exons ATGAAGGACTTGGTGCGATCAGTAGAGCAGGGGGTGTCTCATCGGAGAAGAGTGGATATAACCCGACCCAAAGTTTGGCTGAAGAATGAGCTTTCACGCGTGGGACTGGCTGAATTCCTCTGCACATATGTGATGATG GTTCTGGGTCTGGGTTGTGTGGCCCAGGTCGTGACCGGACAGGGAGCTTTTGGACACTACATCAGCATCAACATTGGTTTTGGGCTGGCTGTTGCTATGGGGGTTCATATTGGAGGAAATGTCTCAG AGGCCGTTAATGATTATTGTGGAGGAAACCTGACTGTAACTGGTGCGAAGGCCACAGCTGGGATCTTTGCCACATATCCTGCACCATACTTATCTCTGATGGGTGGATTTGTTGACCAG GTGATTGGAACGGCAATGCTGCTTCTCTGCCTGATGGCGCTGTCCGACCAGAAGAACAAACCAGCTGTTGGGAGCAGCGAACCTCTGACAGTGGGTCTTGTGGTGGTACTCATCGGCATGTCGCTGGGCAGCAACAGTGGCTACGCCATCAATCCCACCAGGGACATCGCACCCAGGGTCTTCACAGCCATAGCAGGCTGGGGACTTGATGTGTTCAG GTCTGGAAATGGTTGGTGGTGGGTACCTTTAGTGGCTCCCCCCATTGGAGGCGTGCTGGGAGCTGGGCTATACAAGGCGTTTGTAGAACTACACCACCCACCCATCTCCGGACAGCAGGAGAACTCTATCCCTTTGAAGAAAGGAGAAAACATCTGCACTAATGTATGA
- the zgc:64106 gene encoding retinol dehydrogenase 11 isoform X2: protein MALLDLFSHPVWIASTLVLAVVVRLQRRARWDPQACAVRLTGKTAIVTGANTGIGKFIALDFARRGARVILACRSESRGKAALDEIKQMTGNPDVHLHLVDLSSMDSVREFAKRIVKEEKVLHILVNNAAVSGLPRQITKDGFEASFATNHLGPFLLTSLLLDLIKQSAPARIVNLSSVNHKRGQVDFDHFHGKNLVHHMDQVYNHTKLHNIICTNELARRLQGTGVTANSVHPGVVMTEVMRHYPFWIRYPFNLIGLFFFKDLCCSWKNTTWM from the exons ATGGCTTTGCTGGATCTGTTTTCCCATCCTGTGTGGATCGCTTCCACGTTGGTGCTGGCTGTGGTTGTGCGTCTCCAGCGGAGAGCCCGCTGGGATCCCCAAGCCTGCGCCGTGCGCCTCACCGGGAAGACCGCTATTGTGACAGGAGCCAATACAG GGATCGGGAAGTTCATTGCCCTGGACTTTGCACGCCGCGGGGCGCGCGTTATCCTGGCGTGTCGAAGCGAGTCCCGGGGCAAGGCAGCGCTGGACGAAATCAAGCAGATGACAGGAAACCCCGATGTCCATCTACATCTGGTGGATCTGTCCTCTATGGACTCTGTCAGAGAATTTGCAAAGAGGATTGTGAAGGAAGAGAAGGTGCTCCACATCCTCGTAAACAATGCTGCAGTATCAG GTTTACCCAGACAAATCACCAAAGACGGGTTTGAGGCTTCTTTTGCCACCAACCATCTGGGACCGTTTCTGCTCACCAGCCTTCTGCTGG ACCTGATTAAGCAATCAGCTCCTGCTCGAATCGTCAACCTTAGCTCAGTCAACCATAAGAGAGGTCAGGTGGACTTCGATCACTTCCATGGAAAGAACCTGGTTCATCACATGGATCAAGTCTACAATCACACCAAGCTGCACAACATCATCTGCACCAATGAGCTGGCGCGCAGATTACAAGGCACAG GTGTCACTGCTAACTCTGTCCACCCTGGTGTTGTCATGACAGAAGTGATGAGACATTACCCGTTCTGGATCCGTTATCCTTTTAACCTCATCGGGCTTTTCTTCTTCAAA GATTTATGCTGCAGCTGGAAAAACACCACCTGGATGTAA
- the zgc:64106 gene encoding retinol dehydrogenase 12 isoform X1, whose protein sequence is MALLDLFSHPVWIASTLVLAVVVRLQRRARWDPQACAVRLTGKTAIVTGANTGIGKFIALDFARRGARVILACRSESRGKAALDEIKQMTGNPDVHLHLVDLSSMDSVREFAKRIVKEEKVLHILVNNAAVSGLPRQITKDGFEASFATNHLGPFLLTSLLLDLIKQSAPARIVNLSSVNHKRGQVDFDHFHGKNLVHHMDQVYNHTKLHNIICTNELARRLQGTGVTANSVHPGVVMTEVMRHYPFWIRYPFNLIGLFFFKSPEEGAVSSIYCAVAEELEGVTGKYFDSDCLMVLPAPQARDAALAVKDFEFCERLTSKL, encoded by the exons ATGGCTTTGCTGGATCTGTTTTCCCATCCTGTGTGGATCGCTTCCACGTTGGTGCTGGCTGTGGTTGTGCGTCTCCAGCGGAGAGCCCGCTGGGATCCCCAAGCCTGCGCCGTGCGCCTCACCGGGAAGACCGCTATTGTGACAGGAGCCAATACAG GGATCGGGAAGTTCATTGCCCTGGACTTTGCACGCCGCGGGGCGCGCGTTATCCTGGCGTGTCGAAGCGAGTCCCGGGGCAAGGCAGCGCTGGACGAAATCAAGCAGATGACAGGAAACCCCGATGTCCATCTACATCTGGTGGATCTGTCCTCTATGGACTCTGTCAGAGAATTTGCAAAGAGGATTGTGAAGGAAGAGAAGGTGCTCCACATCCTCGTAAACAATGCTGCAGTATCAG GTTTACCCAGACAAATCACCAAAGACGGGTTTGAGGCTTCTTTTGCCACCAACCATCTGGGACCGTTTCTGCTCACCAGCCTTCTGCTGG ACCTGATTAAGCAATCAGCTCCTGCTCGAATCGTCAACCTTAGCTCAGTCAACCATAAGAGAGGTCAGGTGGACTTCGATCACTTCCATGGAAAGAACCTGGTTCATCACATGGATCAAGTCTACAATCACACCAAGCTGCACAACATCATCTGCACCAATGAGCTGGCGCGCAGATTACAAGGCACAG GTGTCACTGCTAACTCTGTCCACCCTGGTGTTGTCATGACAGAAGTGATGAGACATTACCCGTTCTGGATCCGTTATCCTTTTAACCTCATCGGGCTTTTCTTCTTCAAA TCACCAGAAGAGGGTGCAGTCAGCTCCATCTATTGCGCCGTGGCCGAAGAGCTAGAAGGAGTAACTGGGAAGTACTTTGACAGCGACTGCTTGATGGTTCTTCCTGCTCCACAAGCTCGAGACGCTGCCCTGGCAGTGAAGGATTTTGAGTTCTGTGAGAGGCTCACATCGAAGCTGTGA
- the mlnl gene encoding motilin-like, with amino-acid sequence MSMRGTVAGCMVLVFMLVFLAERTKGHITFFSPKEIQLMKEREGKKDTGPRSDDGPFADVTVRQAPRMERDPNPENSLDLDVRLSPKQLVRVAPVLEEK; translated from the exons ATGAGCATGCGTGGAACGGTGGCAGGTTGCATGGTGCTGGTGTTCATGCTGGTGTTCCTGGCTGAGAGGACAAAGGGACACATTACGTTCTTCAGCCCAAAGGAGATACAGCTGATGAAG GAGCGAGAAGGTAAGAAGGACACGGGGCCTCGGTCAGACGACGGTCCGTTTGCGGATGTCACTGTTCGGCAAGCTCCTCGGATGGAGCGTGATCCCAATCCC gaAAACTCGTTGGATTTAGATGTCCGTCTATCACCCAAACAGCTGGTTCGTGTGGCTCCGGTGCTCGAGGAGAAATAG